In Sphingobacteriaceae bacterium, the following proteins share a genomic window:
- a CDS encoding O-succinylhomoserine sulfhydrylase (catalyzes the conversion of O-succinylhomoserine into homocysteine): MNDKHFETQAIRAQMERSQYNEHSAPLYLTSSFVFDTAEEMRAAFNDESHEFIYSRYSNPNTDEFVYKMCLLEGAESGLSFASGMAAIYNSMAALLKSGDHVISCSSVFGATHTIFHKYFPKWNITYSYFDANKPEQIESLVKKESKILFVETPTNPAIEVIDLELLGKLAKKHNLILIVDNCFATPYIQKPIIYGADIVVHSATKYIDGQGRVLGGVAVGKTDLIKEIYLFSRITGPSLSPFNAWTLSKSLETLALRMDRHCENALFVAEKLESSTQLDFVKYPFLKSHPHYELAKKQMKLGGGIITFSVKGGYESAKKFLDALKMIKISPNLGDSRSIATHPASSTHCKLSEEERLAVGILPGLIRISVGLENKEDIINDILQALKST, encoded by the coding sequence ATGAACGACAAACATTTTGAAACACAAGCCATCCGCGCGCAAATGGAGCGGAGTCAATACAACGAACATTCTGCTCCGCTTTACCTTACCTCCAGTTTTGTATTTGATACCGCTGAAGAAATGCGCGCAGCCTTTAATGATGAATCTCATGAGTTTATATACTCACGTTACAGTAATCCAAACACCGATGAGTTTGTGTATAAAATGTGTTTATTGGAAGGCGCCGAGTCCGGACTAAGCTTCGCCTCTGGCATGGCCGCCATTTATAACAGCATGGCTGCCTTGCTGAAGTCTGGTGACCATGTGATATCCTGTTCTTCAGTTTTCGGTGCCACCCATACCATTTTTCATAAATACTTTCCTAAATGGAATATCACTTATTCGTATTTCGACGCTAATAAGCCTGAACAAATTGAAAGCCTGGTAAAAAAAGAATCTAAAATTTTGTTTGTGGAAACGCCTACAAATCCTGCCATTGAGGTTATTGATCTGGAACTACTTGGTAAGCTGGCTAAGAAACACAACTTAATTTTGATCGTCGACAATTGTTTTGCCACTCCCTACATTCAAAAGCCAATTATTTATGGGGCTGACATTGTTGTGCACTCCGCTACCAAGTATATCGACGGACAAGGCCGTGTACTGGGCGGTGTAGCTGTTGGAAAAACAGATCTTATCAAAGAAATTTATTTGTTCAGTCGTATTACCGGACCTTCGCTCTCTCCTTTTAACGCCTGGACCTTGAGTAAAAGTCTCGAGACCCTGGCCTTACGCATGGACCGTCATTGCGAAAATGCTTTGTTCGTTGCCGAAAAACTAGAGAGCAGCACCCAACTTGATTTTGTGAAATATCCTTTTTTAAAGTCACATCCCCACTATGAACTTGCAAAAAAACAAATGAAATTAGGTGGCGGAATTATTACTTTTTCTGTAAAAGGCGGTTATGAATCGGCGAAGAAATTCCTTGACGCGTTAAAAATGATTAAGATCTCTCCCAACTTAGGAGACTCGCGCAGCATTGCCACGCATCCCGCCTCTTCTACCCATTGCAAACTCAGCGAAGAAGAACGCCTGGCAGTAGGCATATTACCCGGACTCATTCGTATATCTGTAGGGCTTGAAAATAAAGAAGATATTATAAATGATATTTTGCAGGCTTTGAAATCAACTTAA
- a CDS encoding GNAT family N-acetyltransferase: MIQLIRTNSTHPDFRELVKELDKELRIRDGEDHSFFAQFNKIDAINCVILAFDDQQAVGCGAIKEYADKVMEVKRMYVRPDERGKGIATQVLQELEKWCKELYFKKCILETGEKQPEAIKLYLKNNYTIIPNYGQYAEVESSVCFEKKISK; encoded by the coding sequence GTGATTCAATTAATAAGAACCAATTCAACGCATCCTGATTTTCGCGAGCTTGTAAAGGAGCTGGATAAAGAGCTAAGAATCCGGGATGGTGAAGATCATTCTTTCTTTGCACAGTTCAATAAAATTGACGCCATAAACTGCGTAATACTCGCGTTTGACGATCAACAAGCAGTTGGCTGTGGAGCAATAAAAGAATATGCTGATAAAGTGATGGAGGTAAAAAGAATGTATGTTCGTCCGGATGAGCGCGGCAAAGGCATAGCTACACAGGTTTTACAAGAACTTGAAAAATGGTGTAAAGAATTATATTTTAAAAAGTGCATTCTGGAAACTGGAGAGAAACAACCGGAAGCAATAAAGCTATACCTCAAGAACAATTACACTATCATACCTAATTATGGTCAATATGCCGAAGTTGAAAGCAGCGTATGTTTTGAGAAAAAAATAAGCAAATAA